In Flavobacterium sp. GSB-24, the genomic window ACTTTGTAGAAAAGACTTCTACAAAATCATTTCTTCGTAAGTTAAAATCGTTTCGTACCCTTTATTGGAGAAATATTCTTTAGGGTTCTCTTTTGAAACTACCATAACAAAATCACCACCCCAAGCTCCAAGACTTTTTATTACACCCTTAAAATCTGAAAAAAGAGCTTCTTTTATAGTCTGCATTTCTAAAATATTACTTAGGTGAATCTCATGTTTTTGAACTGCTGAAGCAAATTCTTTTAGTGTTTTAGCATTCAGAATAGCGTGCGTGATTTTATTGTTTTCGGCAACACTTTGCGCTAAATGATGATTCTTATTATTGTTGTATGCATATATTGCAGACTTACTATTTTGTTTTTTATTCAAATAAACAAAAAAGATATTTTCTTTATAGTCAGGGTTAAACTCAACTTGTTCAACAAAATTGTCTTTTACACGATATATGACAGGTGTATTATTCTGAGCGCAGGCAATATCATACCCACTTCCGCCAAAACTATTATTTAATAATGTAAATGCATTAATATTTGCCCATTGCGCAATATTATTTATGAGAGTTGAAGAAGTTCCTAATCCCCAGTTTCTTGGAAACGATAGATGAGTACTCACTTTAAAACCTTTGGCTGAATCTATAAATTTTGGATTTAAAGCATAAGCTTCGTGAAGAATATCAATCAAAGTAGATTTTACAGTTTCGATTTTTGCTTCTGGCCGATTTATGATTTCGTCAAATGAAATTGTTTCTTCAAACCATAAATGTTCATCATAGTCATAACTTTTCCATTCAATTTCTTTATTTTCGCCGCTTTCAATTACCAGATTTTGACCGAATTTTGCAGGCAGCGCAAAAGCTTCTGCTCCGTCTAATACTAGATATTCTCCAGCAATTAAAAGTTTTCCGTTACTGTAAAATGTTTTTTTCATTCTATATTTTTTAGCTGTTATATCTCGCTTCGCGTTTTGAGCAAAGGCGAAGAGAAATTGAAAACAGCTTTTGAATTATTTTCTCAAGTTTTCAATAAAATCTACCACAGCGCTATGAGTAACGGCTGTTTTTTTAAAATGCGCCTTAATTAGACGGCGTTCTTCATCGGTAGCTTCAAATTGATTTATGATATTATTTAAGTGCATTTTCATGTGACCCTCTTGAATTCCAGTAGTTGTTAAAGACCGAAGAGCTGCGAAATTTTGTGCTAAACCAGCAACAGCAACAATTTCCATTAATTCCTGAGCAGAAGGATTTTCTAATATCTCTAAACATAACTTTACTAAAGGATGTAAAGAAGTTAATCCGCCAACTGTACCTACTGCAAGTGGAATTTCGAGCCAGAAAGTAAAAATTCCGTTTTCGATTTTTGCATGAGATAAACTAGCATATTGTCCATTTTTAGAGGCATAAGCGTGTACGCCGGCTTCTACAGCTCTAAAATCATTTCCAGTTGCTAGAATTACCGCATCGACACCATTCATTATACCTTTATTATGAGTCACTGCTCTAAAAGGTTCAACTTCTGCAATTTGAACAGCTTGTACAAAACGCTCAGCAAATTCTTTTGGGTTTGTAATATGTTTTTCTGCTAATTCTTCAATCGGACAAGAAACTTCAGCCCTAACCAAGCAATTTGGAACATAATTAGACAAAATACTCATAATAACTTCTAATATTTCGCCATTTTCGCATAAGTCGCTATTTTGAGCTTCTTCTTTTAAAGTTGATGCAAATTGTTCTAAACAAGAATTGATAAAATTAGCGCCCATGCTGTCTTTGGTCTCAAAAGTAGCGTGAAGCTGATAGTAGTTTTCTAGAAGACTTCTTTTGTCTTTTAGTTTAATATCTAAAATACCACCGCCACGTTGCTGCATATTCTTAGTAATGGCTTGGGTTTCTGAGAAGAATTTCGGTTTTATTTGGTCAAAAAAGCTATTTAATTTTTCTGCATCACCATTAAAAGTAAAATGAACCTGGCCAATTTTTTCTGTATTAATTATGGTTGCTTTGAAGCCGCCTCTTGTAGACCAATATTTCGCTGCTTTAGAGGCTGCTGCAACAACGGAACTCTCTTCAATAGCCATTGGGATGGTTTTGTATTTTCCGTTGATTAAAAAGTTTGGAGCAACTCCAAGTGGGATATAAAGGTTTGTAATGGTGTTTTCGATAAATTCATCATGAAGCTGCTGAAGCTTTTCGTCTGAATTCCAGTAATTTCTTATAATATTTTGCACCTCTTCAGGGTTTGAAAAATATTCATTTGCAATCCAGTCAATTTTTTCTTTTTTGGATAATTTAGAAAATCCAGCAACCGCGTTGTTCATTCTCAGTATATTAAATAATAATGTTGCGGCAAATATACCATTTTAAGAGATTTGTTTAAAATGTATTTTAAAAATGGAAAGTACGCAATCGTTATTTTTTTTAACATTTAACACTTAAAATGTGTATTATGTTTATTTTTTTTACTAAAATTGGGCTCTTTTTTATATTTAAATTAATTGTAATGAGTACAAGTAAAATTACTGTAATACTTTTATTTCTAGTTGCGACTGTTTTTGGCCAACAAAAAATCACTATCGAAAATATTTACGGCGGAGCATTTCGAGCAAAAGGAATGGCTGAATTGCAATCGCTAAAAAATACAGATCAATATACTGTTTTAGATGTAGATCAAGCAAGCAGAAGTATGCAGATTGGCCTTTATGATTTTGGAACTTTGAAAAAAGTATCGAATTTAATTGATACTAAAGATCATAAGGAACTTGCAAACGGAATTGACAGCTATACTTTTGATGCTTCAGAAAAAAAGATTTTAATTGCGTCTAATACCAATCAAATCTTTCGCCACTCGTTTACAGCTGATTTCTACTTATATGATATAGCTTCAAAAACATTGACAAAACTTTTTGATCAAGTACAAGAACCAACTTTTTCTCCAGACGGAACTAAAATCGCTTATGCAAAAGAAAATAACCTATATGTATACGATGTTAATTCGAAAAAATCGACTCCAATTACAACAGATGGTAAAAAGAATGCTGTAATTAATGGTATTACGGATTGGGTTTATGAAGAAGAATTTGCTTTTGTCCGTGCTTTTGACTGGAGCAAAGACAGTAAAAAAGTGGCTTACATTCGTTTTGACGAAAGCCAGGTTCCTGAGTTTTCAATGTCAATGTTTCACAAAGATTTATATCCTACAATTGAAACATTTAAATATCCAAAAGCTGGAGAGAAAAACTCAGAAGTTTCATTACATATATACGATGTAGCTGCTGGAGCAACTAAAAAAGTGGATTTAGGAAATTACAATGATTTTTACATTGCAAGATTACAATGGACAAACGATGCAAATGTACTTTCTGCTCAAGTTTTAAATCGTCACCAAGACAATCTTGATTTGTTATTTGTTGACGGAACTACCGCTGCTGCAAAAGTTGTCTTGAATGAAAAAGATAAAGCTTATGTAGATGTAACAGATAATTTGACTTTCTTAAAAGATAATAGTTTTATCTGGACAAGCGAAAAAGACGGTTTTAACCATATTTATTTATATGATAAAACAGGAAAACTTAAAAATCAAGTTACAAAAGGAAACTGGGAAGTAACTTCTTACTACGGTTTTGATGAAAAAACAAAAACTATTTTCTACCAATCTACAGAAAATGGTTCAATTAATAGAGATCTTTACAGAATTGGATTAGACGGAAAAAATAAATTACGTTTATCTAAAAAAACAGGAACAAACGCTGCAACCTTCAGTCCAAATTTCCAATACTTTATTACTACTTTCTCTAGTAATTTACAGCCTACGACTTATACTTTGAATGAGTCAAAAACTGGAAAAGAAATTCAGGTTATCGAAAACAACCAAGCTCTTTCAGATAAATTAAAATCTTATAATCTGCCTGCAAAAGAATTCTTCGTTTTAAAAACGGCTAAAGGAAATGAATTGAACGCTTGGATTTTAAAACCAAAAGATTTTGATCCTTCAAAAAAATATCCTGTTTTTATGTACCAATATTCTGGTCCAGGATCACAACAAGTAAATAATGACTGGAATAATTCTGATGATTATTGGTTCTTATCATTAACACAGCAAGGTTATATTGTAGCTTGTGTTGACGGAAGAGGGACAGGTTTTAAAGGAGCTGATTTCAAAAAAGTTACTCAAAAAGAATTAGGAAAATATGAGGTAGAAGATCAAATTGATGCAGCTAAAGTAATCGGTTCTTATCCTTATGTTGATCCTGCTAGAATTGGAATTTTTGGATGGAGTTACGGAGGCTTTATGGCTTCTAACTGTATTTTCCAAGGAAATGATGTTTTCAAAATGGCAATCGCTGTTGCTCCTGTAACAAACTGGAGATTTTATGACAGTGTTTACACAGAAAGATATATGCAGACGCCGCAGGAAAATGCAAGCGGATACGATCAAAACTCGCCAATTAATCACGTTGACAAATTAAAAGGTAAATTTTTATTGATTCACGGTTCTGGAGATGATAATGTTCATGTTCAGAATTCAATGCAAATGATGGAAGCTTTAATTCAAGCTAACAAACAATTTGATTCTCAAATCTATCCAGATAAAAATCATGGTATTTACGGCGGAAAAACTAGAGTTCAGCTTTATAATAAAATGACTAATTTTATCAAAGAAAATTTATAATCTAAATCTTTTAAACTTAATTAAATAAGCGAATATAATATGGGAGAAAATCAAGTAAAAACTGCGCATCCAAAAGGACTTTGGGTATTGTTTGGAACGGAGATGTGGGAGCGGTTCAATTTTTATGGAATGCGGGCTTTATTGACTTTATTTCTTGTAAATTCATTATTAATGAAAGAAGAAGAAGCCTCATTAATTTATGGAGGTTTTCTTGGACTTTGTTATTTAACACCAATGCTTGGTGGTTTCGTAGCCGATCGTTTTTTAGGAAACAGAAACTGTATCCTATTAGGAGGATTGCTGATGGCAATTGGACAAATGCTTTTATTTACAAGTGGAAGTATTTTTGAATCTAATTTGAGCTTAGCAAAAATTGTAATGTATTCTGCACTTGGAGTTATCGTATTTGGTAATGGATTCTTCAAACCAAATATTTCAAGTATGGTGGGAAGTTTATACCCTAAGCAGGAAAAAACAAAATTAGATAGTGCTTTTACTATTTTCTATATGGGAATTAACATTGGTGCTTTTTTAGGCCAGTCCATTTGTCCTTTATTAGGAGATGTTAAAGATGCAGGAGGAATTAGAGACATTCACGCTTTTAGATGGGGATTCATGGCAGCTTCTGTTGCGATGTTGTTAGGAACAATTCTTTTTTACTTCTTAAAAAATAAATATGTAGTTTCTCCAGAAGGAAAACCATTAGGAGGATTACCTTCTAAAAATGATGCTTCAGATTTTGAAGAAGGAGAGGCGCAAAAAGCTAATTTTTCGAATAAAGCTTTATTGATGGCTGGAGTTGCATTTATTGCTTTAGGATTCTTTTTCCATTATGCTGTAGGTCAAAATTTAATTTATACTTTGATTTATTCAAGTGGATTGGCATTGGCGGGATTAATTATATCTGATACTTCTTTAACTAAAGTTGAACGCGATAGAATTATCGTAATTTATATCGTATCATTTTTTATTATTTTCTTCTGGGCAGCTTTTGAGCAGGCAGGTTCATCTCTGACTTTTATTGCTGATAACCAAACAGACAGACATTTCTTTGGCTGGTTAATGCCGCCTTCGATGGTTCAGATTTTTAACGGATTGTTCGTTGTAGTTTTAGCAGTTCCATTTAGTATTTTGTGGGATACTTTAAGAGCTAAAGGCAAAGAACCAATTTCTCCAGTAAAATTAGCTGTTGGTTTAGTGGTAATTTCTATCAGTTTCTTAATGATTGCAACTCAGGTTTCTTATATCGGAACTTCGGGATTATTACTGGTTAAATGGTTGATTTTATTATATTTCTTAAATACTTGTGCAGAGTTATGTCTATCTCCAATTGGATTGTCATTGGTAGGTAAATTGTCTCCAAAACGTTTTGCTTCTTTGCTTTACGGAGTATTTTTCTTGTCTAATGCATCAGGTTATGCATTAGGAGGAACTTTAGGTTCTATTTTACCTGCAACTGGAGATAAATTTGCAAAAGCAAAAGAATTAGGAATCGATCTTCAAGCAGTTTTAGATAAAAAAATAATTCCAACAGCAGATCAGTTAGCATTGTTGGATCAGCATCAGATTAGTGCTTATAATCCAGTTTTCGCAGGATTTGAAATCCATAACTTATATGAATTCTTTATGGTTTTTGTGGTTCTAACAGGAATTGCAGCGATTTTATTATTTGCTTTAACGCCATTATTGAAAAAATTAATGCACGGTGTTAGATAAAATGGAAAAAAACATTACACTAGAAGAAATTCAAAATTTTGAAGGCAAGTACCCAAAGCAATTGTGGTACTTGTTTTTTGTTGAAATGTGGGAGCGTTTCTGTTTTTACGGAATGCGGGGCGTACTTACAATT contains:
- a CDS encoding S9 family peptidase translates to MSTSKITVILLFLVATVFGQQKITIENIYGGAFRAKGMAELQSLKNTDQYTVLDVDQASRSMQIGLYDFGTLKKVSNLIDTKDHKELANGIDSYTFDASEKKILIASNTNQIFRHSFTADFYLYDIASKTLTKLFDQVQEPTFSPDGTKIAYAKENNLYVYDVNSKKSTPITTDGKKNAVINGITDWVYEEEFAFVRAFDWSKDSKKVAYIRFDESQVPEFSMSMFHKDLYPTIETFKYPKAGEKNSEVSLHIYDVAAGATKKVDLGNYNDFYIARLQWTNDANVLSAQVLNRHQDNLDLLFVDGTTAAAKVVLNEKDKAYVDVTDNLTFLKDNSFIWTSEKDGFNHIYLYDKTGKLKNQVTKGNWEVTSYYGFDEKTKTIFYQSTENGSINRDLYRIGLDGKNKLRLSKKTGTNAATFSPNFQYFITTFSSNLQPTTYTLNESKTGKEIQVIENNQALSDKLKSYNLPAKEFFVLKTAKGNELNAWILKPKDFDPSKKYPVFMYQYSGPGSQQVNNDWNNSDDYWFLSLTQQGYIVACVDGRGTGFKGADFKKVTQKELGKYEVEDQIDAAKVIGSYPYVDPARIGIFGWSYGGFMASNCIFQGNDVFKMAIAVAPVTNWRFYDSVYTERYMQTPQENASGYDQNSPINHVDKLKGKFLLIHGSGDDNVHVQNSMQMMEALIQANKQFDSQIYPDKNHGIYGGKTRVQLYNKMTNFIKENL
- a CDS encoding GYDIA family GHMP kinase, which translates into the protein MKKTFYSNGKLLIAGEYLVLDGAEAFALPAKFGQNLVIESGENKEIEWKSYDYDEHLWFEETISFDEIINRPEAKIETVKSTLIDILHEAYALNPKFIDSAKGFKVSTHLSFPRNWGLGTSSTLINNIAQWANINAFTLLNNSFGGSGYDIACAQNNTPVIYRVKDNFVEQVEFNPDYKENIFFVYLNKKQNSKSAIYAYNNNKNHHLAQSVAENNKITHAILNAKTLKEFASAVQKHEIHLSNILEMQTIKEALFSDFKGVIKSLGAWGGDFVMVVSKENPKEYFSNKGYETILTYEEMIL
- a CDS encoding peptide MFS transporter; the protein is MGENQVKTAHPKGLWVLFGTEMWERFNFYGMRALLTLFLVNSLLMKEEEASLIYGGFLGLCYLTPMLGGFVADRFLGNRNCILLGGLLMAIGQMLLFTSGSIFESNLSLAKIVMYSALGVIVFGNGFFKPNISSMVGSLYPKQEKTKLDSAFTIFYMGINIGAFLGQSICPLLGDVKDAGGIRDIHAFRWGFMAASVAMLLGTILFYFLKNKYVVSPEGKPLGGLPSKNDASDFEEGEAQKANFSNKALLMAGVAFIALGFFFHYAVGQNLIYTLIYSSGLALAGLIISDTSLTKVERDRIIVIYIVSFFIIFFWAAFEQAGSSLTFIADNQTDRHFFGWLMPPSMVQIFNGLFVVVLAVPFSILWDTLRAKGKEPISPVKLAVGLVVISISFLMIATQVSYIGTSGLLLVKWLILLYFLNTCAELCLSPIGLSLVGKLSPKRFASLLYGVFFLSNASGYALGGTLGSILPATGDKFAKAKELGIDLQAVLDKKIIPTADQLALLDQHQISAYNPVFAGFEIHNLYEFFMVFVVLTGIAAILLFALTPLLKKLMHGVR
- a CDS encoding hydroxymethylglutaryl-CoA reductase, degradative translates to MNNAVAGFSKLSKKEKIDWIANEYFSNPEEVQNIIRNYWNSDEKLQQLHDEFIENTITNLYIPLGVAPNFLINGKYKTIPMAIEESSVVAAASKAAKYWSTRGGFKATIINTEKIGQVHFTFNGDAEKLNSFFDQIKPKFFSETQAITKNMQQRGGGILDIKLKDKRSLLENYYQLHATFETKDSMGANFINSCLEQFASTLKEEAQNSDLCENGEILEVIMSILSNYVPNCLVRAEVSCPIEELAEKHITNPKEFAERFVQAVQIAEVEPFRAVTHNKGIMNGVDAVILATGNDFRAVEAGVHAYASKNGQYASLSHAKIENGIFTFWLEIPLAVGTVGGLTSLHPLVKLCLEILENPSAQELMEIVAVAGLAQNFAALRSLTTTGIQEGHMKMHLNNIINQFEATDEERRLIKAHFKKTAVTHSAVVDFIENLRK